The genomic region GCCAAACGCAGCCGCTCGTGCTGCTATCTCCGGTGGCCAAGGGCGGCTTCATCTACAACCACAAGGCACAAATGCCGATCGAAGGTTCGCTGGATATTGACGGTCGGCGCATTGATTTCAATCCGAACCGCGACGTGGCCAATTTGGACGAGGTCAAGATTCATCCGGGCGGAGCGACCCGACTGAGCTATCGTTGGTTCAACTTCGCCGGCTTTGACGCCGCGGGTCGGCTGGTCGGGCTGGACCTGGCTCACAGCCCTCAAAAACCCGATCCCTACTGGTCCGAGAACTGCTTATGGGTGGGCAAGGCGCTGTGGCCGGCTCCGGAAGTCCATTTCGAGAACGACGCCCGCGACTTGATGAAACCTTGGCGTGCATCCGACCAGGAGGGGCTGGTGGATATCACCTTCTATCCTGAAGGCGGGAAACTCGTGAATCTAGGCCCGATCGGGAAGTACCACCAAAAGTGCGGCCGATTCCGGGGGACGGCTGTCGACGGATTGGGCGAGAAGCACCAGATCCGCGACTACTACGGTTGCGCCGAAAGCGCCGAGATCCTGACTTGGAAATTCTGGCGTTGATGCGGCGAGTGCCGCTCCGTCCGTGGCTGGTCGCACCGCTCCGCATTGACCGCTGCTCACCATCCTGGCTCGCTCGGGGCTTCGGGTGCAGACCATCCGTGGCACTCGCCGTTTCCTGGGCCTCGCATCACGCTCGGCGGATTGCGGCGAGTACCGCACCATCCATGGCTGGTCGCACCGCTCCGCATTGACCGCTGCTCACCATCCTGGCTCGCTCGGGGCTTCGGGTGCAGACCATCCGTGGTCGGGGCGCGCGGATTCCATGCAAATCAACATCGCTTGCCTCTCATGGCCCCCGTGGGGTGAACCGCGGACCACCTGAACCCCATGAAGAAATTCAGGCGAAAATACTCCGTTGAATCATGGGGTTAGCTGGCCGAGAATCGTTTTGTCGCTGTTTTGACGCAGGTATTTCCTTCAGGTTTCTCAAGCGTCCGTCTGGTAGTCTCATTCCGCGTGATTTCGGCAGGTTGCTGAAGTTTGCGGAATTCCACCCCATATTTCGGGGTCGAAGTGTACAGAAAAGGGTCACAGGAGTCGCCAGTGCATCCCTGAAAGAATCCTCTGATTACCCTGTACGCCGCAGCATTCGTTCATCGATGAATTTGACAATCTCAGTCTGAGGCACCTGAATCTCTCCGTCAGCAACGTCAAACCCTTGAGCGCGAATCCTGTACTTCACGATCAATGGCTTCATTGCCCTGTCCGGCTCCTTGATTCCGACGGCAATGCGAGCTACCCACAGTGGTTCATCCCGATGGACGATATCGTTCGCGCCACCCTTAAAGGCGCATCGGTTCCCCGGCTCAGGTTCGAGATTCCACGTGCCGTTCCCATCCACGCCGCTATTGTTGATAGCGTATCCCTCGCATGGTTCGAAAACAGCGTGCGGGAATCTCGCTTCCTTTCGGGTGCGATTCCTTACGCCTAGTTTCACGTAAACGGCATGGCGCGTGCCGTCGTGCCCCCTGCTCGTTCCACCTGATTGGAGGTCATGACATTCGTCCAGCCGTCGGACCGGAAACGATTGCGTTTTCAGCCATGTCCCAATCTCCTTGATCATGGCATCGGCCCTTTCAGTCGTCTTGGGGTTCAGATGTAGATACTTCATGATGCCTTCGATCCGTACCTGTGGATCACTGAATACGAGAATAGGGATTTCATCACCGTCGACAATGGTTCTATAGGCTAGTATCGCAATCTCTTGGTTGATCCAGATTGATGAACGGAAGTGTTCGGATTCACCGTTTTGACGGACAATTCCACGAGAATGCATGACTGCAACACACCCGGAACACTCCTGGAGTTTGGCGAGGATGCTTTCCGTCAGGCCGTGGAGGGAGCTGACTTTCTCAGCAAAATACCCTTCGTATCCCTCGATACCGTCGATGTACTCTTTTATCCGCGCCCCGATTTTCTTCTCCTCCTCGGTGCGTTGTCCGCAACTGATGAAAATTAGATTTGCTCCCATGCCCCTGTAGATACGCCGGGACTATTCTTCCACGTATTTCCCCAACCGCCCGTTTCTGAGGCCTTCCATCAACACACTACCCGCGGCACCCAGTGCACCAACTTCCGTTGACCATGACCACCCGAAGAAACTCGCAATCGAACTGGCAAGAGCGAGATAGGCAGACGTAGCTTGGAGTGTCCACAGATTTGCACCGTGAGGATTGCACAAAGGCCCCAATACGACTCGCCCGCCATCGTCTTGGAACATGGCTTGACCACCAAAAGTGCCGTGGGACGCCCTGGATAATATTCCGTAGAGTTTCAAGGATTGTTCTGCGCTTCGTGAAAAACGACTGACTAGGGCGGATGGCCCTCTCGGGTCAGTATCTTCGGTCGCAAACCAATACTTCCAATTGAAGGTCTTTCCGCTCGGTCTCGTTCCGAGATTGAAGGATTTTGCCAACTCTACAGCCCGAGATCTGTCCCTAGCCCCTCCCATTCGGCTCAAGAATTCATCGAGGAATTCCTTCGCGACGGCATCATCGCCCTTTTCTTTGGCCAGATGTAGAATCTCGAAGGACAAGAACTTGAACGCCCGGAAGGCGTGATCTTCTTCGGAGATGAATTTCCAGCCAAGAGCTATTTCCAGCATATTCCGTACGATCACGGGAGCGACATGTGAATAACCCTGAATGCACAGACTTGAAGTTGCGCTCAATGCAGTTCCTGCGGCGGCGTTCAGTCGAGTTGCCGCATCTGCGGTTAGAGGTGGAGGTTTTTCCGGGAAGTGAGCTAGCTCCGAGAGAATCTTCCCGGCGAATCCATAGGCTTGATCTCGATATACCGAAATAGCCGGGGTGACATCGTCCTTGCAGTTTTCCTTCCTTGCTTCGATCCTCACAGGCTATCCTTCCATGGTGTTTTGGGCCCTAGTGGACTTCCCATCTGAATTGTGCGACTGCAACCGAAAAAGGTCAATAGCGCATTAGGTTCAGGTCTCTTGTTGACGTACTGATACACTGTCATGGGTTTGCGCTCCGGGCCGGAGTTGAGACCCGACTGAATCCTTCGAGGGTTCCGGAAAACGAATCCATCTGACCTGCGGTAGCGGCGCGGGATTTCCCTCCAGCCGTCAGGTGCGGAAAACCCCTATGGCCATTATCTTGAAACCTGCCCGAAAGTCTGGCACTAGGAAAGCGTGACCAGTCTTGGCTTCTGGACAGTTGGTGAAATCTGCATGCGCGCCAACCCGTACGGGAAATCTCCCACGCTCGACCTGTCCAGAATCGACTTCTTCGAACCGTTTGGGACCGTCTACATAGGATTGTTCCTGAGATACCACCGAAGCCGAGCCCACCTAATAGCCGTGAACTCTCCGACAAATTCTCGCGCCCTCTCTTACCTTTCACGGGTCAAATTCTTTGATCGATTCAACGTCCCGGAACCTGACACCACAAGGGATTTCCCCAGCATTGGTCGCTGGACGTCTCTCAACGACATCATCGAACTCGATCCGGACCGCAACACGGCCGAGGATGTGGAAGCCAAGCTTCGATCCTTGGTCATCGCCAACAGCCCCCGTCTCCCCGTAGGTGCGATCTGTGAAATCGTGGTCGAACTCGTCGATAATTTTGTGCAGCATGCGAAGCGTGGTCGCGCCGTTCTCACGGCTCAGTATTACCCCCAAACGGAAAAACTGGTTGTTGCCTTGGGTGACTGGGGGATAGGGATCAAGCAGAGTCTTGCAGCTCTTGAAAAATATGGCGATCTAGCGAGCAGAACGGATGCCGAATGTATTGTCAAAGCTTTCGAGCCCTTGGTCACGTCCAAGCACGAAGGCGGCATGGGACTCTATAACGTGAGAGAAGCGACCCAGGCCGTAGGCGGCACCCTCCGAATCACATCCGGGGATGGTTTCATGACCATCGTCGGTGATAGAATGCTGCATGGGAATATGAGAAGCGCATTGTCCGGCGTTCAGATTGAGCTTGAATTCAAGGCCAAGGTCTAGATGGACCAAAGAATCTGGCTGAAAGTTGAAGAGCTTGCTCCGAAAACCCTCACCAGGGACAGGGCGCGTGAGGTGATCCAAAAGGTTCGAGAGAAGGTGTCCGATCTGAGAGGCAAGACTATTGTCCTCGACCTCCGGGGGAGCGAAAGCGTGTCCGGTTCTTTTCTCGACGAGCTTCTTCTGAGGAGAAATGACCTCCTGTCGGAAGGCCTCTCTGATCTTCAATTCGCATCGGATTCGGCGGAGCTATCGTCCCGCTTGCTGGCCAACGCACAAATCCGCCAAGTGAGCCTCACTCTTCTCGACCATGATACGGAGCGAACATTCGTGCCCGATCCGAAGACGCCACGCTCCATCCCGCAGTCTTTCCCAGTCGGTGACGTTGCCAACGTACCACGTAACCCGTTCACGGGTGATTGAATCGACCCCGGAGGCTAGGAGAGAGGCGGCTCCTTCTGCTCTATCGGACCGCTCCTGGAGTCAGATCTTTCGTTGATGCAATGACACACCGCGGAGGTGAGAGACTTGGCGAAGAAGTACATTAGGTGAACGCGGTCAATGTGGCCGAGGGTTATGGTCTCATCGAGATCCGAACGCCCAGGGAGGTTGCTCAATATGAAAATGAGTAAGCCGTTCAAAGCAGTAGAATTCATGCGCGACGCACGGCAGGAAATAGAGCGTCAATATCAAGGCCTCGATTTGCTTGAGCGGGAGAATGCTATGAGAAAGGACTTGGAGAAAAGCCCGCTCTGGCAGTCTATGCAGGAGAAGTTTAGTCAACGACGGATGAAGCACGCCGCCTGACCAACCCTGAAATTGCCGCAACTTTGACGCAGGTTTTTCCCGAATAGCCCGAACCAACCCGGACCGACCCGGAACAACTCGAAATAGGCCGTTTGGGAAATGCCGATCTACCAACGGCATAGTTGATGCCACTGGCGTATTTAGTCGGGGCGCGCGGATTTGAACCGCGGACCACCTGAACCCCATTCAGGTACGCTACCACTGCGCCACGCCCCGAATTGCGACGCTAATAGTAGTGGTACACAGGACGAAAGTCCAGATAACCCACGGGCAAGTCCCATGTGACTTACATCACAGACAAGATCCCGTCGTTCGTGTAGTTATTCCAGTATGGAGGAGTTTGACATGGGCAGGGGAAACGCTTACTTTGGAATTGTGAATTTTGGCGGGGGCCTGAAGCTGTCACATTGGGGGGCAATAGCGTTCCTGCTGCTGTTGTCCACTTCCTGCATCCGAAAATCCGACCAGACCCAATCCACGCAGATTTCCTCGGCTGACGAGGGCATCGCGCTCGACGTGGGGATCCCCCTTTCTCCTGAAATCGCCTCCGCACTCACCGGCGTGGAAGAAGACGCCGAAGTCGATGTCTTCGCCGGAGATGAATTGGTGGCTGAGGGCGTCCGCGGCGGGGTGCGAGCGGGCGTGCGCGGCGGAATCCGCGCATCGGAGCAAAGCGGCGTGCGCGGCGGTGTTCGCGGGGGTGTCCGTGCGAGCAGCCAGGGCGGCGTTCGCGCTGCTCCCGCACGTCAAGCCGCGGCCGGCGGGCAACCACCGGCCGGCGACGAGAACACCATCGTCTACCAATTCAC from Nitrospirota bacterium harbors:
- a CDS encoding DUF2804 family protein, yielding MIGPRSSNFTFPPTQGARAIPESAPTRIVEDGLIQFGRFTEPPRHMNLLDSRLLKGLGASWPTPPLLIEWVGAGMAHPDWYLGLIVMDARLASLAVVYGHNRQTGEYFSHDRPARRNRVRVANSTWSDVTEFHGRDFHVEIVHRLEEGFHRVKLDILAEGNKPEVRGELVWHEDLRQTQPLVLLSPVAKGGFIYNHKAQMPIEGSLDIDGRRIDFNPNRDVANLDEVKIHPGGATRLSYRWFNFAGFDAAGRLVGLDLAHSPQKPDPYWSENCLWVGKALWPAPEVHFENDARDLMKPWRASDQEGLVDITFYPEGGKLVNLGPIGKYHQKCGRFRGTAVDGLGEKHQIRDYYGCAESAEILTWKFWR
- a CDS encoding sensor histidine kinase, which encodes MTSLGFWTVGEICMRANPYGKSPTLDLSRIDFFEPFGTVYIGLFLRYHRSRAHLIAVNSPTNSRALSYLSRVKFFDRFNVPEPDTTRDFPSIGRWTSLNDIIELDPDRNTAEDVEAKLRSLVIANSPRLPVGAICEIVVELVDNFVQHAKRGRAVLTAQYYPQTEKLVVALGDWGIGIKQSLAALEKYGDLASRTDAECIVKAFEPLVTSKHEGGMGLYNVREATQAVGGTLRITSGDGFMTIVGDRMLHGNMRSALSGVQIELEFKAKV
- a CDS encoding DUF4325 domain-containing protein, whose translation is MDQRIWLKVEELAPKTLTRDRAREVIQKVREKVSDLRGKTIVLDLRGSESVSGSFLDELLLRRNDLLSEGLSDLQFASDSAELSSRLLANAQIRQVSLTLLDHDTERTFVPDPKTPRSIPQSFPVGDVANVPRNPFTGD